From a region of the Paenibacillus segetis genome:
- a CDS encoding SGNH/GDSL hydrolase family protein: MTASTTNHNKVILFQGDSITDGNRGRDDDPNHILGHSYAYIIGGKLGNEFAEKGLQFYNRGISGDRISDLYARWNEDAISLNPDIISILIGVNDAWRIMNGEPSGVTDRFERAYRHVLEETSEVLPHTKLILCEPFILKAGGIVEQWAAWDERIKNYQAVVRELAVQFNAVHIPLQELFNEAAQRVDAAYWLWDGVHPTAAGHDLIAKQWLTIVERSGVLNI; encoded by the coding sequence ATGACTGCTTCAACTACTAATCACAACAAAGTTATTCTATTTCAAGGAGATTCAATCACTGACGGGAACCGGGGGCGCGACGACGATCCTAATCATATTCTAGGACATAGCTATGCGTATATCATTGGTGGGAAATTGGGGAATGAGTTTGCAGAGAAAGGCTTGCAATTCTATAACCGGGGAATAAGTGGTGATCGGATCTCCGATCTATATGCACGTTGGAATGAAGACGCGATTAGTCTGAACCCTGACATTATCAGTATTCTGATCGGTGTGAACGACGCATGGAGAATAATGAACGGTGAGCCGAGTGGAGTAACAGATCGTTTTGAGAGAGCTTATCGACATGTACTTGAAGAGACCAGTGAAGTATTACCTCACACGAAATTGATTCTTTGTGAGCCATTTATTCTGAAAGCGGGTGGGATTGTAGAACAGTGGGCGGCTTGGGATGAGCGGATTAAGAACTATCAAGCCGTTGTCCGGGAGCTAGCAGTACAATTTAACGCTGTTCACATTCCGTTACAGGAGTTATTTAATGAAGCTGCTCAAAGAGTAGATGCAGCTTATTGGTTATGGGATGGAGTGCATCCAACGGCTGCCGGTCATGATCTTATTGCTAAACAATGGTTGACTATCGTTGAGAGGAGCGGCGTGCTTAACATTTAG
- a CDS encoding DeoR/GlpR family DNA-binding transcription regulator, which translates to MSLTYEERRQTILAQLDMDGKVQVHALAELFNVSTETIRRDLDRLEKEEKLRKVYGGAVRVRSEMIEPVFLKRSQMQRNEKQAIGRLAASLIEDGETVMLDNGTTTLEIMRQLKDRADVTVITNSVVILNCALEEFQGKVIFAGGEVNLSYQAATGIIAHSMLDQFKVNKAFISAGGVSLSDGITEYNLEEALLSRKMMQRAEESILVVDHSKFGVTTFAQIAPIEQISMIVTDPGCSQEWIDALRRLDIEIIVGETY; encoded by the coding sequence TTGTCCTTAACCTATGAAGAACGACGGCAGACAATACTCGCCCAGTTGGATATGGACGGGAAGGTGCAAGTGCATGCTCTGGCCGAGTTATTTAATGTATCTACAGAAACCATAAGACGTGATCTAGACCGATTAGAGAAAGAAGAAAAACTGAGAAAAGTGTATGGCGGAGCAGTTCGGGTTCGTTCCGAAATGATCGAGCCAGTATTTCTAAAACGCTCCCAAATGCAGCGGAATGAGAAGCAAGCTATTGGAAGACTTGCAGCTTCACTTATAGAAGATGGGGAAACAGTGATGTTAGACAACGGTACAACAACGTTGGAAATTATGCGGCAGCTCAAAGATCGTGCCGATGTGACAGTAATTACGAACTCCGTGGTTATTTTGAACTGTGCGTTGGAAGAATTCCAGGGAAAAGTTATATTTGCCGGGGGTGAGGTGAATTTAAGTTATCAAGCTGCAACAGGAATTATCGCACATAGCATGCTGGATCAGTTTAAGGTCAATAAAGCTTTTATATCGGCTGGTGGTGTCTCGCTCTCAGATGGTATTACCGAATATAATCTGGAAGAGGCTTTGTTGTCGCGTAAAATGATGCAACGAGCAGAAGAGTCCATCCTTGTAGTAGATCATTCCAAGTTCGGAGTCACTACCTTTGCCCAAATTGCCCCGATTGAGCAAATTTCCATGATCGTTACCGATCCAGGTTGTTCTCAAGAATGGATTGATGCACTCCGACGATTAGATATTGAGATAATTGTAGGGGAAACATATTAG
- a CDS encoding metallophosphoesterase family protein: protein MNRHLTFKKDGTFKMVQFTDLHWKDGRAEDQRTRELMDNILNVEQPDLVVFTGDIIYSAPVSPGEAECEDPAQAFRDAVSTVEERGCPWAFVFGNHDTEIRITREELIQVALSHRHVVAESGPKDVSGYGNYSVELVDTAGNPAANLYFLDSGDYSNLEHVPGYNWIQRDQLNWLAGESSRLNPKGTANKLPALAFFHIPIPEYQEVWDTQVCYGHKLEQVCCPTVNSGLFTTLLEMGDVMGTFCGHDHINDYCGTLHGIKLCYGRASGYNTYGKEGFMRGARVIQLTQEQEGFDTWLRLEDGSVVNEQPTHDPNVTIES from the coding sequence ATGAACCGCCACTTAACTTTTAAGAAAGACGGAACTTTTAAAATGGTACAATTTACGGATCTTCATTGGAAGGATGGAAGAGCCGAGGATCAACGTACCCGCGAATTGATGGATAATATTCTGAATGTAGAACAACCTGATCTGGTTGTCTTTACAGGAGATATTATTTACTCCGCACCAGTTTCGCCTGGAGAAGCTGAATGTGAAGATCCAGCACAGGCATTCCGTGACGCAGTGTCTACTGTGGAAGAACGCGGCTGTCCATGGGCTTTTGTGTTCGGAAATCATGATACGGAAATCAGGATTACACGTGAAGAATTAATTCAAGTGGCATTATCACATCGACATGTTGTAGCGGAGTCCGGACCAAAAGATGTATCTGGTTATGGGAATTATTCCGTTGAACTTGTAGATACAGCAGGAAATCCAGCAGCTAATCTATATTTCCTTGATTCGGGCGACTATTCAAATCTTGAGCATGTACCAGGATATAACTGGATTCAGCGAGATCAATTGAACTGGCTTGCAGGGGAGAGCTCTCGGCTAAATCCGAAGGGCACAGCGAATAAACTTCCGGCGCTTGCTTTCTTCCATATTCCGATTCCTGAATATCAGGAAGTGTGGGACACACAAGTCTGCTATGGACATAAATTAGAGCAGGTATGCTGTCCGACCGTCAACTCAGGATTATTCACGACGTTGCTTGAGATGGGCGATGTGATGGGGACCTTCTGTGGGCATGATCATATCAACGATTATTGTGGTACCTTGCATGGAATTAAGCTTTGCTACGGGCGGGCAAGTGGCTACAATACTTACGGTAAAGAAGGATTTATGCGGGGAGCGCGCGTCATTCAACTGACTCAGGAGCAAGAAGGATTCGACACCTGGCTTCGTCTAGAAGATGGCTCTGTCGTAAATGAACAACCTACTCATGATCCAAATGTTACG